The genomic region TTCCGATACGAGGTGTGGAGAGAAGATCGATGTCTGTTGTGGAGACAGTCAAGAGAAATCAACCCTGATCTCAAATTTTCAGCCCCCAAAACTGTGAGAAACACATTTCTGTTGCTTAAGCTACTCAGTCAGTAGTGCTTTGAAGATCCTAACCAAGTAACTCAGATGGTATTATCATACCTATTTTGCAGATAATCAAATGAGCTTGAGAGCCATGAAATCATTTCTTCAGGTTTTCACATAACTGGTCAATGGGTAAGACAGAACAAGAGGTCTCCAGGCCCTAGCCCTTCTCTACTTGCTATTCTGCTATCCACtacatggtgggggtgggggcacatgCAGTTACCCACCTCTCCAAAACCAGGGTCAGGACCAGGAAAGTCAGAGAGCAGATGCTCTTCTATCCTTTTCCCCTTTGGGGGCTTCTCTTTTTCTAGGTAGAGGTGTCCCTTCACCCTGATTTCAGTCTTCCCTGTCACTCTCTCCTTAAAATTGAAATGGCATTATCTCAGTGTCAGAGATTCAGCGTGGGAAGGAAGTTTTCCTCTTAATTGCTAGTATGCTAACTTTTCTGACAACTGGTGATGATGCTAGATTTTCCCTTTAACAGATGTGTTGTCTGGACAAAGAAATGAATCTCCCGCCAAGCAGGCAAGGAGTAAATAAAGCAGAAATTAAGCATTCCATGTTTTAAAAGACTAAACACTTTGTGAGAATTTTGATACAGTGTAACAGTGACGACATTGTGGGTTTCCACGATCAGgtaagattcctcagaagaacaGAATTTATAGCAGAATCAAATAATGGATCAGAGACAATCCATTCCACAATCCATTCCACAATACTGCCAGGAACTATGCTGAGGCCTGCAATATGCTCGGGGATATGGGCATGAATTAGAATGAGCACAATGTGTGACTTTCATCTAGGCCAGTAGTTCCCAATCTGACTCAGCGGCAACATCACCTGGGGAGTGATTGCGGCGTGAGAGAGCAAGAGCCAGGCCTAGACATTCTGAATCATTAAATCCGGAGGCCTGGATATGAAAACGCACCCCAGGAGACTCGATGAGAGCAGGCTTATAAACATGCGCATTGCCTTCTGTGTTTTGCAGGGACAGTCCTACACTGTGAAAGGGCCTCCAGACACTGAAGCTAGCTCCTGGAACTCTCCAGGGTCTGCAGGACTCTTCAAAACTTATCGGAGAGAAGCTGGGCTTCAGTAATACACACAGATCATTTCAGGAAGATAAAACAAAAGTCAGTGTAAATAAACATGCATCCTTTCTAACAGCCAAGTAGATAAATATCAGAAGAGGACCAAGATCAAAAGACCCCAGAAGGAGAACAGATGTCTCATCCCTACCAACTGCTGTTACAAATATTTGAAGTACTATTCTCAAAGTATagtagggtttgttttgtttgacaACAGTAGAaattaaacccagggcatcacaatggctaagcaggtgctctacctttGAGCTAAACTCCAGGACTTTTAGTCTTCACTTTTCCAATAGGCACTTGCATATTTTCCCTTCCTATCTTGTCCTCTTtctgtagctgggatcacaggaacAGGCCACCTCACCAGATTCTTGATTATTAGTTTGAATAAATGACAAATTTCTGTAGTAATGGATATTCTAATGCCACAAAATCAAAAGTGGTTTCTTGGTCTTACATTGTGATGTGTCAGTGACAGAAGATCCAGTGTAACTTATGAAATGATTCCCTAAGTCTGATCTCCTATACAGTTGACTGTGCAGCTTTATGAAAATATCTGCTTGTGGGCTCCACACCCAGAGGTTGGGACCAGGAATGTATATTTCTAAAGCTTCACAGGTGATTGCAATTTTTCCAGCAGTGGAGATTCTCTCCATGACACTTAGATGTGGAAGAGAGTGAATGTTAACATCCATCTCAGGCAGGGATACcagccaactggaacaaaaaagaGGCGATTAAAGACCCAGGTGCAGCCACAAGCTGTTCTTCCTTCATCTTACCCTCTGGAAGTCATTGGGAATGATCAAAAGTGTgtttaaagctgggcactggtggttcacgcttgtGATCCCATCTGCTGAGaagtcagagatctgaggatcatggttcaaagctaggccaaGCAGATAGCCAAgaaactctccaattaaccagcaaaaagccagaagcagaggtatggctcaagtggttgagcatcagccttgagtggaaaagctaagcaagagcgcaaagccctgaattcaagccccaatcaagcaaacaaaaacaatcaaataaacaaacaaaaagctgtttAAGAGGAATCCCTGATCCAGAAACATGCTGTCCTGGAAGCTGGGCGGTTAGGGCTTGCCATTGGTGGACTGTGAGACAGAGGTCATATCATAGGTGAGACTTTCCCTGCCTTACAGAGAAAATCCAGAGTTACAGAAGGAATTTGCCCAAAGTAGAGTTGGGAAAGTCTCGCATTTCCAGTATTAGTCTGGAGGTGTTTGCTCCACATGTGGCTGCTATCTCCAGACAGGAAACAGGCTCCGGGAAAGGAACCACAAGACTCTATTTTCGCAGGTATGTGGGTGCACACGTGTGCCTATATGTGTCTGGATGGCCAAGCCTCCATATATCTCCACTGTCCATGTATGTGGACTGGAACTAGAAGAGATTTGCATGGGCCTGGACCATCACTTCATCAGTGAAGAGTTATCCAAGTGAAAGGAGATCTTAGTAGCCACTGCTTCATAATACTTGCTAAATGATAAAACATCACAAGACTTAAGTGAGGCCACGCTTTCTTGAAAATGTAATCAAGCAACAGGACAGTGCAGTTTCTCTGACCTGACCACACAGCACTTTTCTTCACAGCCTTGTCTGTTTCCATTGCTAGCTGCCACAGAGCTGCTCACTGTTAGAGAATTGCAAATGTCCTGTGGGAGGTGTTTTACTCTGGGACACAACAACAGGCTAGAGTTCTGGAAAAATCACACTGTAGAATGTAACGGTAAGTTCAGCGGCTAGACAGGGCTTTGTTCTCCTGTATGCTAACCAAGTTTTCCTCCAGTTCCTGAAATGTAATAGTTAGGCAGTAAATGTTATTCCTTAAAGTTCCCAAGACTGTAGATTAACATGAATGCTCAAGCTCACCATTTAAGGTCTTTCTAATTATCCTTCACGTCATATGGAGCTGGAGGTCCTCAAACTGTTTgcttctttcctgctttcttgcCCTGCACATTTCTACCTAAGGGCTGCCCACTCCTGCTCTGAAGCAGGGAAAATTCTCTATGGAATCCTCGTGTGTCTCCCCAGAGTGGACTAGATTCTGTTCCCTTCTCCAGTTACTCCCCaaagatacagacacagacacccgCATGCACTCATGACCCTATACCTATGTGTGCATAGACACATGCAGACATGCACACTGCCATGTCCACTCACACACAGACAGCCAcatgcacacttacacacacacataggcattCATACAACAGCCTCTGTAGCTCCCTATCTCATTCTCTAGCCTTTTTTGGCTCTTTTGGGAGGAAAAATCAGAATCTGCCCAGACTTTCTTGTCCCACACTCCTGGGGATGACCATTTGATTGTGTGTAAGTGAATAAAGTATAGTTGCCATCCAACACCTGCTGTGCTGGGAAGCCTGGCCTGCCGCTAAAAGTGGACCAAGACTCTGAGAGAACATACAGTCCCAGACCAGGCCAAAGTCATCCTTCAGAGGGTGAGACTTCACAGGGGAACGTCAGCTACATCCTGCAACTCAGCTCTGACAATGGAGACAGTACAGTCAGATATACTAAAAGCTGGCCTCCTTTCTCCAATGAAGTTCATttgcaaggcaagccctcttctACATTCAGGGAAAAAATAACACCATGAATTATGCTTTCTGATGCCCCCAAGGAGCATACAATTCCTTGAATGTCTGAAGGAGACCTGAGGTGTGACCTGGATTACAAGTTACTGATGTAGTGTTACTTTAACTGCATGATTGAAAGTCTGTGTCTAAGAACTGATGGACAccataaaaattatttaactacAACAGTTTCTCCATGGAATGCCAGTGCCAGAAATAGATAGACAAAGACAGATGAGATGAAAGAAGCTCTCAGTGgccattccttcttttttcctagcTAGTAAACTAGAAATAATTGTCACTTGAAAGGAAAGCATGAAGCCTGATTTCTCCTAGTGAGGCCAGTTTTCCTGGATATGGTTGCTGGAGTCATGAACTATGTGTCATTGGCCAAGTTTAATCTCTGTGCTTCAGCTGGTTTGTAGatgaatctatctatctgtctatctatctatctatgtatctatctatccatccatccatccatgagcacatacatacacatgctctTACCTCTTAGGTTATGGTTATGCATGAAGTGGTTTAATACACACATCTGTAAAAACACAATACTTAGACAATTGCCAAGTCAGTAAATGGCCAGTGAAAGTTTTTTACATTATGATCCTGAGACAAATATTGTCAATTAGCTATTTAACCTTAGTACTCTTGCTTCTTTTACCATAAGATGTCCTAAGATCTACTTGACTATCCCTAACCTATAGATGGGATTCTAAATTGAACTGATTCTTCTTTTTCATAATGTTAATTTTCATCTAACATTAAATAGTGTATTTATTATAAAGTTAAAATTTCTCCTGTGCCACCACATTGATTTCACTTCTTGTTTGCCATGAAGAGAAATTTATAATAGCAATTTATAATAATCTATGGGAAGAATTTTATTCTCTATCCTACTGTGGTTCATATTTAGATTGGCTTTTAATTTCTTTCCTATATTTTGATTTTGAGATCAAGAAATAAGGATAATAGACTGTAAGAAAATAATTAATAAGAAaagctagggctgggatgtagctcagtggcaaagtgcttgcctagcaagtgcaatgtcctgggttccatccccagtaccaaaaaagaaaagacaaaaaatacagttaaaaaaaaaagagagaggctaAGTTACCCACTGCAAGCTATTGAAAGCAACAGTGATAGAATAAATAGTTATGGACATGTACAGTAAATTCAACCTTTGGAGTATGTCAGACGTTTCAAtccttttgttttaaaactaAGTTTTGTTATGAAGCCCAAGCTAGCTTCCCAAATACTGGGATTAGAGGACTATACAATTATACTCAGCTTCAATCTTGGAGTAGAAAATAACTAAAAGGTTTTTATTAGTAGGTCCCATCAGGGGCAGAGGGCTTATTCCGAGTACATAGAGAACACTCAGCTCATCAGGTAGGAGGCAGGGTGGTGTAAAGAAGAGGACTGACTTCTTCGCAGCTTCTACATTCACCATCCCAAGTCCCGCAACAAAGCCCTGCCATTTTAGTTCTAAAATTCTTTTGCAAATCTGTTGAACATCATGAACATTACTCCCagaaaaattcacacacacacacacacacacacacacacacacacacacttctgaaaaGGGCTCTTTTTAGTGTTGTTTACATGCAGAACCCAGGGCACATACTAGGTAAGTACCAGTGTTGAATGCATCCCCAGCCTCGAACTTCTTAATGGAGTAATTTTTAAGCTTATCTAGAATATTAATTTTaccacttaattttgtttttaaaaatataaacaatccAAGGACATTTATTGTCACCTGATAATAATACAAAGGTCATCAGACCTATTCAAAAAGAATAGtattaaagccaggtgccagtggctcagatctataatcctaggtactcaagaggcgagatctgaagatcatggtttaaagctagctcaggaaggaaagcttgtaggactcttatttccaattaactagcaaaaagctgctagctgaagtggtagagcacttttgtgccttgagcacaaaagctcaaaaatagttcccagaccctgagttcaagccctctacacacacaaaattagtATTTAAAATCATGCATTGTAACCTTCCCAAAATGTTCTAGATAGTTTTGCTTATTTTGGTATCCTATTactgacatttattttttaaatatgtgtatttttaactttcttcctggtttctggggaatttttatttctttctattagGAAAACACAGTGGGCATTGATGTAGGCCTTCTTAGGAACATTTATTATAAATGAATGTGGAAATAAAACAGTAATGCTATCACTGTCTTTGTTTACATTCAATAAACAGTGATAACCCAGAGAATTTTTATCATGATTCAGATTAACCCAAGACATATTGTTTGGGgacaaataaatgtacatatgtacatagctactgttACCAcagaggaaaaaatttaaaattatggaGAAAGCCTTTTAAACACACCCTTCAGGAGATATAAAAAAGCAATTTTGGTAAGTTCATTTCCAAATCTCTACTTCTATGtcttatatttgaaaataaggaCAGAGAAACTTCCTAGGTAGTAGGTATTagaatttgttttgaaaaaaaaaaaattggcaaaagCTACTCCAAAAGCACCATTTATTTTTAGAGTTGAATCTGCAGAAAAGTTTATAATAATCAAAAGTCACCATCTCATTTTTTCCTCTAAGACCAAACATTACAGACCAATAGCAGCTAATCTTATAATTTATTAGAGTTGCATATCACTTGCCATGTATAATAAATTATAGAAACCATAGCATCTGTATAAACTAATATGTCATATTCACTTCCTAATGCTTATTGAAGTACTTGTAACAAATTTAACTAGATTACATTTTAGCATTAGTCAGATGATaaaaagtaattacaaaaatgttcacagtacTTTGGATTTATGAACGACCCCATTATTTCAACTTTTGTGCGAGTTTGAAATGTATAAAAGCCCTTTACAAACAGGCCAGAAGGTGGCAAAAGTCATTGCAACTCCTTCAATATGTACTTTACACTGTGCGGTCCATTTTCTCAGGCTCTGTCATGAATGCCAATAAATAATTACTGATGCCTAAGGGTCGATGTCCACAGACAGCATTAACAGCTAGACAACATTTTGAAAATTCTAATAAAAAAATTTCAGTAAACAATATGTGCTAGGCATTCTCGGTTtatcctccctctccctgcccagtTTGATAGAGACagtaaaaagagaggaagagggagagagagagaaagagagagagagagagagagagagagagagagagagagagagagagagaaatcagtgGGATTAAGTCAAGTCCTTTGGCCTGGCAAGTGACTCTGGTGCCTGCTGTCTTCCTAGCCATCCATCTTCTGTCTCTGGCTCTGCGTCTGTCCAGGCTCCCCACGCAGTGACAGTCCTTTCCTGCGCTGAAAGTTTGCAGTGCTTGCTGGAGCACTCCCTCCTCCAGGCAACAGCACCGGCCACGAGATTGCTTGGAGTCTGTGGGCACTCCGCCGTGCTCCCTTCCAACCTCTGAGTCTCCATGGAGAAACTTGCAAGACAGCAGCAAGATGCTGCCCTTGTTCGGGTCTTGCAAACTCACTCTGGAAACGTCCAGTCTTGGATAAGGTCCCTATCCGTCCTGTCCTCCTCAGTGGACCTTCAGGGAATATTTCCGCAGCTTCAGGAACTGGAGCAGCTTGTCTTTCGTCCTCTTCTTCAAGGCCATCAGCGCCCGGGTTTTCTCCTCCAAATCTTGGTCTAGGGCAAATATGATCTTCGCTCTCTCCTCAGCTTTCTTGTCGCCAGAGTTTTTGAAGAGCCTTTGTAGTGATTCTTGGTCTATGTTTTCGAAGATATTGCCCACGGCTTTCTTCCGAGAGGCTGTGTCGAAGTGGTAGCCGTGGATGGACGGGCTCACTCGCAGCGACGTGGACATGGCGACGGCTTGGTGGCTTCTTCGCTTTGCTTTCATCGATGTCGTGAGATCTCCAGGAACTCAGCTCCCAGGCTCGGCGGAGTCTGTGGCAGGATCATTCCGGGACTGCTATTTAAAGTGTGAACAAAGCTCCCAGCTCGAGTTACACTTGTGACATCAGCATGATCTCAAGGAAGCACAACCACCGGGAGTTAACAGTTGCCCTGCTGAGAGCCTGTGAGCTCCTGTTCCTGGGCAGaacccagccagcccaggcagggccctGAGGCTTCCCCTTCGCGCACCGGGAGCAAGAGGATTATACACAGAGCTGACACTAGGCAAGATAAGGTATAAATGGGGTAGCTTGGACTCTCAAAGTCTCCCCAAAGGACAGCTGAAACAAGGCATGCTGCCAAGTTCAGGAAACTTTCAGTTACCAAACAAGTAATTAAAGTGTACTCCAAACATTAGGCAGCCCACTTCTGTGCCCTTTGGACGTCCGTATCATTGGCTGTGGCTGAGTCGGTGACAACGCTTCAAAGCCCAGGAAGTGCTCCGGAGTGTGCGTGGTTCTGGAGCCTAAGTTGAAGTTTACCCATCCAAGAGCTGACCAAGCACAGCCAGTAACCATGACGTCCCAGAGCCGGTCCGTGGCAAGCTGTAATCACTGAAGAAGACTGTAATTTCATAGCAATAACAAGAATACCCAGGAGAAATATCTCCTCAGGCTGTGCCTGGGATGGCCATTGCTACCAAAAATGCAGACAGAACCTGGCACCCATGGTTaatacttttaatcctagctactaaggaggctatgatctgaggatcacagttggaagcaacccaggcaggaaagtctgtgagatgtatgtccaactaactaccagaaaactggaagtggcgctgtagttcaaagtgggagagcaaaggggctcagagacagcgcccaggccccaagttcaagccccaaaaccaaaagaagaaaaaaagaaaaaactgcagACAGGAAAAGTCAATCAGTGCTTTTTGTAGGCTCCATTTCCAAAAGGAATGAGCTGACCTTCCATGTTAACCTTTATTTTGGAATCACCCAAGCCTAGTGATACCTTCTTTAAACAAATTTAAATCTGTTATTCCTGCAGTCCACAGGATTCCAATAGCCAGCATCCCTGCTGAAGCCTGAGATTTCATATGGGAGGTGTTCGCTTTAAAGGGCCAGAGACTTCTTTGAATGGACTGAATAGTTGGTCCACTTTCTGGTTCTCCATGAAGCAGTGGCAGACCTTTCTCCTCTGGTCCAATCAGACCTGGGAAATAACAAGCAGGAGCTACTGCACCAGGAAATAGAGCAATTCTTACatcttcattcattctttccagcAATACTTACTAAGTGTATAGTACTAGTTTTGAGGCATTGGAAATACAACCAAAAGTCAAACCATACCATTAAAAAAATGTGGAAGCTGTGGTACACATCTGTGAACTCAGCTCTAGGAAAGGAGGCAGCAAAAGTATTTAGAATTTAAATAAACCAGCCTAGGCTACTCTGAAAatctgtcaaagaaaaaaaaaaaaaaagagatcaccTCCCTCCCGCAACCCAGCCTGATCCTTAAGGAATCATTACTTTATCTTAATGAAATTTGTATTCTAGTGAGAGGCAATAGGAAAGACTCATGTATAATTCCCATGCCATCAGGAAGTAATGAACATCATGATTATAATGAAGCAGAGTCAGAGGAGCATGGAGGAAAGTCAGAGACTCTCCCGGGCTGGTGCAGCTGCTTGCTGACCATCACCACAAGAGAAGGTGCAGAGACTgtgggaggtggagaggaggctGTAGGGATACACGTAGCAAGAGTGTTGTAGGACAGGGAGCAGCAGGTACACAGGTCTGAAAACAAGAACACGCACCCCCCTCCTGCAGTCAGAGAGGAGAGAAGCCAAAAGAGTGGGAGAACCACTCAGGATTAGACAGTGGTGGAGGTGGGTGAGGGTGGTGGTTCACACCAAGGCTGCTGGTACTCTTAGCTTTCACCCCGTGTCAGCTATTTAGCTCTTGGGGAATTTGCAGTATCAGGAAGGCCATGATGTGTCTTATGATTTTAAAGATAGCTGTCGCTTCTTAATAAACCTTAGGGAGGCATGCAGTGAGGAGGAGCTACAAAATGAGGCCACAAACTTCTAAAATACTCTAGGTAGAAAGTGCCAAGAAAATTGATGAGTCTCTGGTCCTTTTGTGAATGGAAAGCCAGGACGGCTGGGCAGGGATGGAtgagaggatgggggaggggccctTGGCCTCCTCCTTGCAAGTGCCTACCAGGAGCATTTCTCTGGGGCTGCTCAGGTGTGCACAGGTCCTTCCACTGAAGACCTCTGAGTCCTGATGCCATGACTGCTACTGGTGTGCACAGGCCATTTCCATAGCTGCTAGCAAAGGTCATTATTATCAGGACAACAAGGATTCATCGAGTGTTTCCTATACACTGTGATGACAAGAAACATAATTCACTTAATGGTCATCACTGCTTAAGGCTTCATCAGCCTTGTGCACTGCTCTTACTTGAGGTGATTCTTATTTGGAGTGCTTTctgttatttctaattaattgTTTGTTCCCAAGTTTTGATCCTTAGCCTGGACCTATTTTTTGAGGCATAGGCTTATTTGTGTAGTTAAATGGATCAAcctgaatgaataaaaattaggGTACAAAGAGCGATTGTGTTATAAAAGGTAGAAACTGAGTTCTCAtccttcatatctttttttttctgctcctatATATAATCTATCACCGAGTTCTTCCGTTCTATATACATTTCCTTTTCCTCAGTCCTTTACTTTTGCTCTATCTTCAACAGTAGTGGTTTAGGCTTCGCCCCTATAAAGTGAATACTGAGATTCAAAAGCCAGAGTTCACTGATGGATTTTCCCAGATACACACTGTCAGGCCTTTGAGGGCTGCCACCAAGCAAGAGCCACATACAAGCAGATGTAGGTAGCAAGAGAAGCTGCACGCAGGGACTGATCAACACCAGGCAGAACCTTTCCAACCCCCAGCTGTCTCTGCTATAAGGGTCAGGAGTACTCATTCTAGGCTTCTTTGGTTTGACTGAGGTCTCCCTCCACCCAATCCTGTTTCCTGCCCTTCTGTAAACATGGATGCCAAGGCCACTCCTTATCTGTCAGTTGCCTGCTGATCTTCTTGGTGCCTGCTTCCCCAGGAGCCCAGCCTTTGGCATGCTGTCCTTTCTCACCTGGAACAAAGGCGTCTCTTTCCTGACATTTCTGATTCCACTATCACGCTGAATTCTGCTTATAGCACCCACTTTCAACCCACTTTTCAACCACTTTCCCTGTTTCTACTTTTTCCTGTTTCACACTGAGTGTGATCTGTGATCTACAGGGTCACATTTTGCCACTCTTCCTCTCTACCTCTAAATTCCTTGAGTGTATCACCCTCACTCCTGTCATAAGAATTtgcacattttctcttttttttccctgcaaaTTCTAGTCATTCATAAAATTCTAACTACTCCCTCAGAGAGCCTTGTCAACATACACCAGACAATTCTTTAGTACTACTAATTAGGGTTTGCAAACATGTATTTACCGTAATGATTGCTCAATTATATCTCTGAGCAAGAATCAAATCTACTATTCTCATTAAGCTCCTAGATCACTTAATATAGaaaattttgaaataatgtacaataATGGTGTCTGCAACTTCATTTCATTCTTAACTCTTTTTGTCAAAATTCTTGCAAATGTCATATTAAAGTATGAGAAAGCCAAACTCCATGGTTCACTCTCCTATAGCCTCAGTTGCTTCAGAGGAATAATGAAGGAGGTGGATCAGTGAGTCCAGGAGCAATGTGGAGTGActgtatgaaaaaataaaatatcctctGAGGAGTAGACCTTGGACATGTCAATGCTCTAATCTCTGAAATGTTTAAGAACAAGTAAAAGGGACTTACTTAGATAGCAAACGGGATTTTACAGGTATGAATAAATTAAAGATCTAAAGATGTTAAGATTTATCCTGGGAGAACTGAATTGGCCGATATAGTCCTTGAGAGTCCTTGCAAAAGGAAGACAAGGTCAGAAAGGAGAGCAGGTGCTATGCTGCTGGTTCTAAAGATGTAGAAGAGGCTCACACCAAGCAATGCAGGCACCTGGGAAAGGAAGGTGGCAGTTTTTCCCTTAAATCACCCAGAGGAATGGTCATCATACAGACATACAgtagactttttgttgttgttggtcatgggtcttgaactctgggcctcagtgctgttcctgagctcttcagctcaagtttagcactctaccacttgagccacagtgtcacttccagttttcaggtggttaaattggctataagagtctcatggactttcctgcctggttgagctttgaactgccatcctcagatgtcagcctcctgaatagctaggattgcaggcgtgagccaccagcaccccac from Perognathus longimembris pacificus isolate PPM17 chromosome 21, ASM2315922v1, whole genome shotgun sequence harbors:
- the Tcim gene encoding transcriptional and immune response regulator; translation: MKAKRRSHQAVAMSTSLRVSPSIHGYHFDTASRKKAVGNIFENIDQESLQRLFKNSGDKKAEERAKIIFALDQDLEEKTRALMALKKRTKDKLLQFLKLRKYSLKVH